A window of Kineococcus sp. NBC_00420 genomic DNA:
GCCGTCCTTGATGCCTTCCGCGGTGGTCCCGGCGAGGACCCGCACGACCGACGTGAGCGGGTCGAACGCCCACAACTGGTGCACCCCGGCCATCGCGATCACGACCTGACCGTCGAACCACGCGACGTCCCACGGCGTCGAGAGGGCCTGTTCCAGCGCGGGCCCGCCACCCTCGCGGCGTCGGAGCTGGGAACCGGTCCCCGCCACGGTGACCACGGAACCCGTCGAGAGCGACAGACCGCGCAACGCGTGGTTCACGCTGTCCGCGACGACCACGTCGTACCCCACCTGCTCCGCGACCTCGGGCGGCAGCACGACCGCCCCCTGGGGTTCCGCGAACGTGTCGGGGGTGAACCCGCGAGCGCCGGTCCCGAACCGGCGACGTTCGGTCTCCAGGTCCGCGTCGAGCTCGACGAGCTGGTGGTGACCGGTGTCGACGACGAGGGCCCCGCCGTCGGGCAGCCGCACGACCCGCGACGGGAACCGCAACGCGGACCCCGCGGGCGCCGGTGGCACGTACGGGCTGTCGCCCCGGCGCAACGTCCCGGCGGCCTCGTGCTCGGCGACGAGCTCGGAGACCAGGACGTCCAACCCGTGGGCGTGCCCCTCCCCGGACATCGACGCGACGACGTAGCCGGTGGGGTCGACGACGACGAGCGTCGGCCAGGCACGGGCCGCGTAGGCCTGCCAGGTCGTGAGCTGGGGGTCGTCGAGCACCGGGTGGTGGACGGCGTAGCGGTCGACGGCCGCGTCCAGCGTCGCGGGCTCGGCCTCGTGGGCGAACTTCGGCGAGTGCACCCCGACGGTCACGAGGACGTCGGCGAACTTCTCCTCCAGCGGCCGCAGCTCGTCGAGGACGTGCAGGCAGTTCACGCAGCAGCTCGTCCAGAAGTCCAGCAGGACGATCTTGCCGCGCAGGTCGGCCAGCGACAGGTCGCCCTCGGTGTTGAGCCAACGGCGGCCCACCAGCTGCGGGGCACGGACACGGGGACGACGGACGGGCGTGCTGGTCACGGGTCCATCGTGCCCCACACGGTCCTGCGGACCACGAGGCGATCACCGGTGAGTGCACCCCCTGCGCCACCCGGGCGAACGGAGACGCCCATCCGAGTGACTCGGCTCCGCGCCGCCGCCCGTCGCGCCGAAGCAGGGGTGTGACCACTTCCCAGAACGCCCTCGCCGCCGACGGACACCTCCGGACCACCGTCGAGACCGCGTGAGCTAAGTCTTCCTCGGGCACAGCCCGCCGCCTAGCCTGGCCGGCGTGCCCCACCTCCCCACGAACCGCCGATCCGGGACGGGAGCCTCCTCGTGAGGATCGTCGCCGCCGACGTCGTCGTCACCAGCCCGGGCCGGAACTTCGTCACCCTGAAGCTCACCACCGACGAGGGTCTCACCGGGCTCGGTGACGCCACCCTCAACGGCCGCGAACAGGCGGTCGTCGCCTACCTGCGCGAGCACGTCGTCCCATTGCTGCTGGGCACCGACCCGCACCGCATCGAGGACACCTGGCAGTCGTTGTACCGGGGCGCGTACTGGCGGCGCGGGCCGGTGACGATGGCGGCCATCGCCGCGGTCGACGTCGCGCTGTGGGACGTCAAGGCCAAGGTCGCGGGTCTGCCGCTGTACCAACTGCTCGGTGGCGCCTCCCGGGAACGGGTCCGCACCTACGGCCACGCCAACGGTCGCGACGTCCCGGAACTCCTCGACTCCGTCCGCGCGCGCCGGGCCGAGGGGTACCAGGCGGTGCGGGTGCAGACCGGGGTGCCCGGGCTGCGGACGGTCTACGGCGTGCACACCGGCGAGGCCATCGCTCGCCCGACGCACCGTGCGCTCCCGGTCGTCGAGGACTGGGACACCCCGGCGTACCTGCGGCACCTGCCGAGCGTCCTCGAGGCGGTGCGGAACGAGTTCGGTCCGGAACTCCCGCTGCTGCACGACGCCCACCACCGCCTCACCCCGGTGCAGGCCGCCAAGCTCGGCAAGGACGTCGAGCGCTACGACCTGTTCTGGCTCGAGGACTGCACCCCCGCGGAGAACCAGGAGGGTTTCCGCACCGTCCGCCGGCACACGACGACCCCGCTGGCCGTCGGGGAGGTGTTCAACTCCGTCCACGACTACCAGACCCTCATCACCGAGCAGCTCATCGACTACGCCCGGTCCGCGGTGACGCACTTCGGCGGGATCTCACCGCTGAAGAAGCTCTTCGACTTCGCCGCGGTGTACCAGGTCAAGAGCGCCGTCCACGGCCCCGAGGACATCTCCCCCGTCGGGACGGCGGCCGCGATCCACCTCGACCTCGCGATCCACAACTTCGGGATCCAGGAGTACTCCGGGCACACCGACCTCACGAACGAGGTGTTCCGGCACGCCTACACGTTCACCGACGGACACCTGCACCCCGGTGACGCGCCGGGGATCGGGGTCGAGCTCGACGAGGAACTGGCCGCCGCGCACCCCTACGAGGCCGCCTACCTGCCCGTGAACCGGCTCGCGGACGGGACCGTGCACGACTGGTGAGACCACCGGCGGAACTCGTGGCCCGGCACGTGCAACACGGAGCCCTCCTCGCGCGTCTCCTCGTCGGAACCCGGACCACCGGGTCCCGAGGCAGACCTTCGAGAACTGGACACCGAGATGACCACCCACCGTCCGCAGCACGAGACGTCGACCGACCGGACCGCGCAGGGCACCCGCCTGCGGCGCACCGTTCGCCTCGCCCTCGCCACCGCGGCGCTCGCCGCGTGCGGACTGGCCGTCCTCACCCACGCCGAGGCGGCACCGACCACCCCGAAGACCACGACCGTTGCGGTGCAGACCGTCGCGTTCACCCAGACGTCGCTGAAGGCCGGCGCACGCGGGCCCGAGGTCCTCGCGCTGCAGCAGCGGCTGGCCGGCCTGAACTACTGGCTGGGCACCCCGGACGGCAGTTTCGGGGAGAACACGAAGCAGGCCGTGATGGCCCTGCAGGGGGCGGCCGGCCTCACCCGCGACGGTGTCGTCGGACCCGCCACCCGGGCCGCCCTGGCACGCGGCGCGCAGCCCGCGGTCGGGGTCCGCACCGGTCACGTCGTCGAGGTCGACCGTGGGGCGGGAACCCTCACCGTCGCCGACGACGGCCGCATCGCCGCGATCTTCCACACCTCGACCGGTACCTACCAGACGTACCGCTCACCGAGTGGTCACACGGACCTCGCGGACACCCCCGCGGGGAGCTTCCACGTCTACCGCAGCGTCGACGGGATCCGGAACGCGGAACTCGGACGGCTCTACCGGCCGCGCTACTTCGACCCCAGCCAGGGGATCGCGGTGCACGGGGCGGCCAGCGTCCCGGGTTACCCGGCCTCGCACGGTTGCGCGCGCGTCACGAACGCGGCGATGGACGTGATCTGGTCGCGCGACCTCATGCCGCAGGGGTCGCTCGTCGTCGTGCGCTGACTCAGACGCCGACGGTCACCGCAGCGGGGGTGAGCCCGGCGCGGTCCTCGTCGGTCCAGTCCTCGCTCAGCCCGAGGGCCTCGCGGTGCTGGACCCAGGACAGGACCTCGGTGCGCGGGGTGTTCCCGTCCAGGCACCAGTGGCTGATCGTGCGCCCACGCCACGGGGTCCCGGTGCTCTTGCCGACGAAACCGGCGACCTTGCCGCGGGCGCGCAGGGCGCTCAGCGCCATCGCGATCCGACCGGACGCGGTGTTGGAGGTCGGACCGAACATCGTGTGACCGGCTTCGGCGACGTGCTTGGCGAAGACCTCGGGGGCGCGCTCACGCAGGCGGGCCTCGACCACGCCGAACTCCAGCCAGGGGCCGCCGACCTCGAAGACCTGCGACAAGGGTTCGAGGAGGTCGGCGGTCACGCCGCCGTTCTCCACCCGGGCGGCCGTGCGCCGCACGATCCGGGTGGACTCGATCGCGGGGTAGACGGTGAAGACCCAGGGACCGGTACCGCCGTGGTCGTCGAGGCAGGTGTGGATCACACCGCCGTCAGGGGCGCTCATGGGCAGCTGCATCTGCGCGTCGTCCTGGCAGTTGGTGCAGAACATGAAGTCGGCCACGGATGGGCTCCTCGCCTCATCGAGCGCTGCACGAGGTGCAGAAGAGCCGACGAACTCGCCCCCGGCGCGCCGACCGGACCGCCGGACAGCGGCTTCGTTGGAGGGGCGTCCGCCCCCACCATCGCACGGAAGCCGCCCCCCGACGAGCACGGCTCACCTCACGGCAGGCGCAGCCAACCCCGCAGCCGAGCACGGATCCGACCGGACCGGGACAGCGGAGCGACCCCCCGCGGCGTGACCACCGGCAGCCGCACGCGCTGCTCCGCGGCCGTGACGAGCGCCTCCCGCAGCACCTCGACCAGGACCCGGGTGTCGTCCTCGGCGTCGTGGGCGCGCAACTGCTGCACACCCCAGTGCCGGGCGAGCGTCGCGAGCTTCAGGTTCTCCACCGGGAGGTCGAGCCGCTGCGCCAGCTTCCACGTGCACAGCCGTTCCCGGACCGGGAGGTCCACACCGGCGGACCGCATCTCGGCGGTCACGAACTTCCAGTCGAACCGGGCGTTGTGGGCCACGAAGACCCGCCCGGCCAGGAGTTGGGCGACCTGCGGCGCGATCTCGCCGAAGGTGGGGGCGCCGACGAGCCGTTCGGCGGTGATGCCGTGCACGTGGGTGGGTCCGGGATCGCGCTGCGGGTCGACCAGCGTCGACCAGCTCCGTTCGACGACCCCGTGGTGGTCCAGCAGCGTCACGGCGATCTGGACGACCCTGTCCCCCGCGTCCGGGCGCAGACCCGTCGTCTCGACGTCCAGCACGGCGTAGCGGTGCCGGTAGCGCCGGGTGACCGCGCGGGGGAAGCGCGCGGTGGGGTCGATGACGGTCATCGGGTCTCTCCTTGCCTGTCGAACAGGACAGACGATGACAGAGGGGTCCGACACGACCCCGGACGGGCGAGGCGTTGCGTTCGAACGGCTTCCGAACGTGGGGGCGGTCGGTCACGGGTACGACGAGCCGGTGCCCGACGGAGGCCCCGCCGGGAGCGCGGCGCTCAGCAGCGGGTCCTGACCGACGCGATCTCGGCGCCGACGCTCACAACCACTTCTTCGCCTTGAGGACGGCGTACAACGCCGTGCAGATGCTGACGATGACCGCGAGCACGACGAAGTAGCCGTAGCGGGTCGACAGTTCGGGCATGTTGTCGAAGTTCATCCCGTAGATGCCGGCGATCGCGGTGGGGACGAGAGCGATCGCCGCCCACGCCGAGATCCGGCGCATGTCCTCGTTCTGCTGTGCGGCGACGCGGCTCTGACGGACGCTGACCTGGGCCAGGTGCGCCTGGAGGACGTCGGTGAGGAGACGGTCGTACCCGTCGATGGCGTCCGCGGCCCGCAGGAGGTGGTCCAGGACGTCCCGGTAGGTGGCAGAACGCTGACGCTGCTCCTCGTGGCCGGGAACCTCGCCGGGGACGAACGCCTCTCCTTCGACGAGCCGCTGGAGGGGTGCGCACAGGGGGACGACGGCGCGCTTGAACTCCAGCACCTCCCGCTTGAGCTTGTAGATGCGTTCGGCGTGCTCGTCGTCGGCGCCGCCGAAGACCCGTTCCTCGATGTCCTCGACGTCCACGGCGATGCCGTCGACCGCGTCGAGGTACCCGTCCACGACGCGGTCCACCAGGCGGTAGAGGACCGAGGCCGGACCCACCGGCTCCGAGGCCAGGAGGTCGACGTCGGCACGGACGTCGGCGACGACGGTGGAGTCACCGTGGCGAACGGTGACGACGAAGTTCCGGCCGAGGAAGAGGGCGATCTCGCTGACGTCGACCACCTCGTCGTGGTCGACGTAGCGGACGGGTTTCAGCACCGCGAAGCTCTGGCCGCCGTAGCGCTCGAACTTGGGCCGCTGGTGCGCGTTCACGGCGTCCTCCACCGCCAGCGCCGGCAGGTCGAAGATCGACGTGAGCCGGTGGACGTCGGCCGCCGAGGCGGCGTTCAACCCGATCCAGACGAAGCCGCCGGAGGACTGCGCCTGCTGCAGGGCCTGCGTCACGTCGTGCACGACCTGCGGCGCCGTCCCGGGGCGGTACAGCTTGCAGGCCACGACCGGCAGCGCCGCCAGCGACGC
This region includes:
- a CDS encoding magnesium and cobalt transport protein CorA: MARAHRHPTDDATRHAPEAGASLAALPVVACKLYRPGTAPQVVHDVTQALQQAQSSGGFVWIGLNAASAADVHRLTSIFDLPALAVEDAVNAHQRPKFERYGGQSFAVLKPVRYVDHDEVVDVSEIALFLGRNFVVTVRHGDSTVVADVRADVDLLASEPVGPASVLYRLVDRVVDGYLDAVDGIAVDVEDIEERVFGGADDEHAERIYKLKREVLEFKRAVVPLCAPLQRLVEGEAFVPGEVPGHEEQRQRSATYRDVLDHLLRAADAIDGYDRLLTDVLQAHLAQVSVRQSRVAAQQNEDMRRISAWAAIALVPTAIAGIYGMNFDNMPELSTRYGYFVVLAVIVSICTALYAVLKAKKWL
- a CDS encoding L,D-transpeptidase family protein codes for the protein MTTHRPQHETSTDRTAQGTRLRRTVRLALATAALAACGLAVLTHAEAAPTTPKTTTVAVQTVAFTQTSLKAGARGPEVLALQQRLAGLNYWLGTPDGSFGENTKQAVMALQGAAGLTRDGVVGPATRAALARGAQPAVGVRTGHVVEVDRGAGTLTVADDGRIAAIFHTSTGTYQTYRSPSGHTDLADTPAGSFHVYRSVDGIRNAELGRLYRPRYFDPSQGIAVHGAASVPGYPASHGCARVTNAAMDVIWSRDLMPQGSLVVVR
- a CDS encoding NHL domain-containing thioredoxin family protein, which produces MTSTPVRRPRVRAPQLVGRRWLNTEGDLSLADLRGKIVLLDFWTSCCVNCLHVLDELRPLEEKFADVLVTVGVHSPKFAHEAEPATLDAAVDRYAVHHPVLDDPQLTTWQAYAARAWPTLVVVDPTGYVVASMSGEGHAHGLDVLVSELVAEHEAAGTLRRGDSPYVPPAPAGSALRFPSRVVRLPDGGALVVDTGHHQLVELDADLETERRRFGTGARGFTPDTFAEPQGAVVLPPEVAEQVGYDVVVADSVNHALRGLSLSTGSVVTVAGTGSQLRRREGGGPALEQALSTPWDVAWFDGQVVIAMAGVHQLWAFDPLTSVVRVLAGTTAEGIKDGPAEEAWFAQTSGLAVSPDGSTVWLVDAETSALRSLRRSGSVDRSVPVVSDDRMANVAAVAGSGYVVETHVGQGLFDFGFRDGPAAEALLQHPLGVAVADDGSILVADTYNGALRRFDPATGEVSTLVRDLVEPSDVLVDGDTLVVVESSAHRLTRELAPASVRVDGSAHRVQRPPTDLAPGVVSLSVSFTPPTGQKLDDRWGDPTRLTVASTPPELLVSGAGSFEGLSRTLEFAPGVENGVLHVSVQAAACDGDPETGEVPEFAACHLYQQDWGIPVRLVDGAAAELPLDLRGA
- the manD gene encoding D-mannonate dehydratase ManD; this encodes MRIVAADVVVTSPGRNFVTLKLTTDEGLTGLGDATLNGREQAVVAYLREHVVPLLLGTDPHRIEDTWQSLYRGAYWRRGPVTMAAIAAVDVALWDVKAKVAGLPLYQLLGGASRERVRTYGHANGRDVPELLDSVRARRAEGYQAVRVQTGVPGLRTVYGVHTGEAIARPTHRALPVVEDWDTPAYLRHLPSVLEAVRNEFGPELPLLHDAHHRLTPVQAAKLGKDVERYDLFWLEDCTPAENQEGFRTVRRHTTTPLAVGEVFNSVHDYQTLITEQLIDYARSAVTHFGGISPLKKLFDFAAVYQVKSAVHGPEDISPVGTAAAIHLDLAIHNFGIQEYSGHTDLTNEVFRHAYTFTDGHLHPGDAPGIGVELDEELAAAHPYEAAYLPVNRLADGTVHDW
- a CDS encoding exonuclease domain-containing protein; this translates as MTVIDPTARFPRAVTRRYRHRYAVLDVETTGLRPDAGDRVVQIAVTLLDHHGVVERSWSTLVDPQRDPGPTHVHGITAERLVGAPTFGEIAPQVAQLLAGRVFVAHNARFDWKFVTAEMRSAGVDLPVRERLCTWKLAQRLDLPVENLKLATLARHWGVQQLRAHDAEDDTRVLVEVLREALVTAAEQRVRLPVVTPRGVAPLSRSGRIRARLRGWLRLP